CCCGACGTACATCGCGCTGTCCGTCGACAGCCACACCACCGGCGCGGACACCAGATGCAGCGCGAGCAGGATCTGATTCAACAGGCCGTCATGCTGCAGGATGTTGACCCAGGCATAGATGCGAATCAGGAACGAGGTCCAGAACGGGACGATGACCAGCATCATCGCGATGCCCCGCCAACGCCTGGGCAGCCGCGCCATGCCATAGGCGATCGGGTAGCCGATCAGGAGCAGGATCGCGGTCGACGTCGCCGCGACGACGACGCTGCGCAGATAGGACGCGAGATACAGATCGTCCGACAGCAGCAGGCGGAAATTGTCCAGCGACAACGCAGCGAACGCATCCGAGAGCGACGACAAACCATCAGCCAGCGAGAACACCGGCGTATAGGGGGGCTGCGCGATCGCAGTCTGCGACAGGCTGATCTTGGCGACGAAGGCGAACGGCACCAGGAAGAACAGCACCATCCAGACGTAAGGCGCGATCGCCGCAAATCGCGCCGGACGCGAAAAGATGCGGCGCGCGCTCATCGCTCCAGCACCACGCAATCATCGGGCGTGAACCAGGCCACGACGCGCTGTTTCAGCCCATAGCCGTCGGCGTCGAGTCGGGCCGTGTTGGCTTGCGACGCGTGCAGGACAGCGCCGCCGTCGAGCTTGATCTTGTACACGGTCTTGCCGCCGAGATAGCTCGCATCGGAAATGGCGCCCTCGACACAGTTGATCGCTGCGGCATCAGCCGCCGGCCGGCGAAGCGCGAGGCGGATCTTCTCGGGACGGATCGCGACTGCGACCTTGCTCTCGCTGATCGGAGTGACGGGTTGCGCCGCGGCGAGCTCGCCGGCAGCGGCGGTCGTGATCCGGAGCCGGTGCGACTCACGCGCGGTCACCTCGCCCTCGAACAGGTTGATGTCGCCGACGAACTCCGCGACCCACCGCGACACGGGCTCTTCATATAGGCGGCGCGGTGCAGCGACCTGCTCGAGCCTTCCCGCGTTCATTACCCCGATCCGGCTCGCCACCGTCATCGCCTCCTCCTGGTCGTGGGTGACGATGATGAAGGTCATGCCGAGCTTGCGCTGCAACTCCATCAGCTCGAACTGCGTGCTCTCGCGCAGCTTCTTGTCGAGCGCCGCCATCGGCTCATCGAGCAGCAGCACCTTCGGCCGGCGCGCCAGCGAGCGTGCCAGGGCGACGCGCTGCTTCTGTCCCCCGGACAGTTGATCGGGCTTGCGCTTCTCCAGGCCTTCGAGCCGGACCAGCGCCACCATCTCCGCGACGCGGGTGGCGATCTCGGCGCGCGGCATGCCGGCGCGCTTCAGGCCGAAGGCGATGTTGTCGCGCACGTTCAGATGCGGGAACAGCGCGTAGTTCTGGAACATCATGTTGATAGGCCGCTGATGCGGCAGCACCTGCGCGATCTCCTCGCCCGACAGCAGGATGCGCCCTTCATCCGGCGTCTCGAAGCCGGCCAGCATGCGCAGCAAGGTCGTCTTGCCGCAGCCGCTGGGGCCGAGCAGCGCGAAGAACTCGCCGGCTCGGATGTCGAGCGAGACGCCGTCGACGGCGCGGAAGCTGCCGAAGGTCTTGACGACGTTCTCGATCCGCAGGATCGGCGGCTGAGGATCGGGGCGCGGTTCCGGCAGTAGTGATGCCGCCGGCTCCTCGGCGGGCGCTGGATTTGCGATGTCGTCAGCCATGTCCTGATCAAATCACCCCTGGCCGGCCATAACGCCCGGCCGGTCGGCAAGCTAGCCGCCCATGGATTGCAGCTCAACCGCACAGGCCCGACTATCCCCGCTCGCGTCATCGGCCTGCGGCGAGCCCCGGCCACAGGCGACCGTCGCCATGAACGCGGCGAGCGCATCGCGTTCGGCAGCGGGAAGCGTCAGGCCCAGCTTGGTCCGCCGCCACAGCACGTCGTCGGGAAACCGCGCCCATTCGCGCGTCATGAGGTAGCGGACCTCCGCCTCGGTCAGCTTCGGCCCGAACGCCTGTCCGAGATCGGCCCGGCATCTCGCCCCGCCGAGGATCTCCGCCAGCCGGGTGCCATAGGCGCCGACCAGCCGCCGGGCCTCGGCTTCGCCGAGAAAGCGCCAGCGCTCCCGTGCGTCGTCGACGAGATCCTCGAACCGATCCCAGGCGAAATCGCCACCCGGAAGCGGCGCGCTCGCAGTCCAGCGCGGCGACATCGGGTAGAAGCGCGCAAGCCGCGAGACCGCCCGCTCGGCCCGGTGCCGGGCTGTCGTGACATCGCCGCCGCACATGGTCAGGAGCGGCGCCTTGGCGGGCTCCTTGGCGCGGCCGGCATCAAGGCTCACGATCGTTTCCAATCCCCCGCTGTCGGCGGCACGCAGCACCATCATGTTGGCGCCGGACACGCTCCGGACCACATCCGCGGGCTGGACGTCCGAGCGGAAATAGCGGTTCGCCGCCTTGCAGAGATAGGCCACGTCTGCCGCCGGCACCGCCACCACGGCTGGGTCGCCCTTGAAGCCGTGGGCCACCGTGCCGATCAGGGTGAAATCTTGCTCGTAGGGCTGGGCAAAGATCAGCCTTCCATCCGAATTCTGAAACACGTAGACCGCTTCGACATCGAACAGCCGCGGCACGATGATCTGGCTGACCTGCCGCGCGGTGACCCGCGGCGGCGGCTGACGCAGCACGGTTTCCGCCGTCGAGACGCTCCACGCGCCGGTTGCGTTGGCGAGCGCGCGCGAGGTGACGATGCGGCGATGGCCGCGGTCGATGATGGCGAGCCGCCATAGATGGTCGCGGTCGGCTCGCACACAGCGGGCGCCGGTGCGGATCTCGGCGCCGCGCTCGGCGGCATCCATCGCGGTCAGGACCACCAGGCGGGAATCGTCGACCACGCAGTCGGAATAGTCGAACGCCGTCCCGATCGGACGCTTCAGGGCATCGCCGATCGGATGATGCGTGACGTCGAGCGTCGACGCGGCCGGCAGCCGGTTGCGCGCGGCGAGGCGGTCGTAGAGCCAGAGCCCTGCGCGCAACTGCCATGGCGGCCGCTCATTGGCGTGAGCCGGAATCGCAAAGCGGATCGGCCGCACCAGATGCGGCGCGACCGTGAGCCAGACGTCGCGCTCGGCGAGCGCGCGGCGCACGCGCAGAAAGCCGCGGCGCTCCAGCGCCGCGAGGTCCCCATGCACCAGCCGCGACGTGGCCGACGAGGCGGCACCACCGAGATCGCCCTGCTCGACCAGGATCACGCGCAAGCCGCGGCCGGCCGCATCGCGTGCCAGGCTGACGCCGTTCAGACCGCCGCCGATGATCGCAAGATCGTAGTCCGCCATACGCAAGGTCTTCGAGCGTGCCAGGGCGAATGATCGTAGACCGGCGGAAGTGATTCTCGTAGCGGCCGAGCTGTCGTGCGCGCGGATAAATTCGCGCTGTTGCGCAACAGCCTCTGACCGGAGTGCCTGGTCAGCCCGTCTTGCGAACGGACGCGACGTCGTCGTCGTGAGCGCGACCGACAATGCCGTCGTATTTGTTGATCGGCAGGGGCTTGCCGAGCAGATAGCCCTGAACCGAGTCGCAGCCCTGCTCGGCGAGGAAGCCAAGCTGCTCGGGCGTCTCGACGCCTTCCGCCACGATCGACATGTTCATGCCGTGACCCAGACCGATGACCGCACGAATGATCGCCGCCGATTGCGGATTGCGACCGATATTCATGACGAAGGCGCGGTCGATCTTGATCTTGTCGAACGGGAACGCCTGCAGGTAGCTCAGCGACGAGTAGCCGCTGCCGAAATCGTCCATTGAGACGCGAACGCCGAGCGCCTTCAGCCGGCGCAGCAGCGCGACACCGCGATCGAAATCCTCGATCAGCACACCCTCGGTGATCTCGAGCTCGAGCCTGCCGGGCGCGAGCCCCGTCTCGATCAGGATCGAGTGGACCAGCGCAACGAGGTCGCCATGGACGAACTGGGCCGGGGACAGGTTGACCGCGACCTGCAGCGGCTTCGGCCACGACGCCGCCTCGCGGCAGGCCTCGCGCAGGATCCACTCGCCCATCTCGACGATGAGGCCGCTCTCTTCCGCGAGCGGAATGAAGTCGCTCGGCGGCACGAAACCCCGGACCGGGTGCTGCCAGCGCGCCAGCGCCTCGAAGCCGATGATCTCGCTGGCGTCGACCGTGCGGCCCGAGACGGCCTGCGGCTGGAAGTACAGCGACAGTTCGCCATGCTTGATCGCGACAGACAGCTCCTGATGCAGAACGCGGCGGTCGCGAATCTGCTGATCCATTTCAGGCTCGTAGAAGGTGATGCTGCCGCGCGATTTGGCCTTGGCGCGGAACAGAGCGGCACCCGCATTGGCGAGCAGCGACGCCGGATCCGAACCATTGTGCGGGAACACCGAGATGCCCGTCGTCAGCGCGGTGCGGATCGACTTGCCGTAGATCTGGAAGTCCACCGCGATCGCTTTCGCCAATTGCTCGGCCAGCGCCCTGCCCGTTTCCGGCTGCTTGCCGTCGATGATCAGCCCGAACTCATCGCCGGAGAGACGCGCAACCACCCCGCCGCGGGCAACGGCGTGGACGCGGCGGGCGACCTCGATCAACAGCTTGTCGCCGATGGCGTGGCCGAAGACGTCGTTGACGTCCTTCAGGCCCTTGAGATCGACGTTCAGGACCGCGAACTCCTCGTCCGTATCCGCACAGGCCTCGATCATCTGGCTCAGGGCCTGCAGGAACGCGGCGCGGTTCGGCAGATCGGTCAGGCCGTCGTGATAGGCCATGTGCGCCATCCGCGATTCGGTCTGGCGCCGGTCGGTGACGTCCTCATAGGTCTTGATCAGATATTGCGGCTCGCCGGTCTCGCCCAGCACGGTTGCCCGCCGGGTCAGGAACAGCCGCAGGCCGTCCTTGGTCGAGATCGGATGTTCCTCGGTCAGAAGGCCGCGCTTCTTGATGGCGGCTTCGTCGCGCGCCGTGATCAGTCTGGCCTCGCGCGGATTGAAGATGTCGGCGGTGGTCAGGCCCGTGGCGTCCTCGCGCTTGCGGTTGAGGATGATCTCGGCGCTGCGGTTGGCGAGCAGATAGCGGCCGTCGCTGACGCTCTCGACGATGAGCGAAACCGGAATGTTGTCGACGACCAGTTCCAGGAACTTCTTGCTGTTCTCCAGCTCGCGGCTCAGCGATCGCCGCTCCGTGGCATCGTCGAACAGCGCGATGAGGAATTGCGGTTCGTTCTTGTCGTTGCGTGCAACGACCCGGTGGGCGTCCAGGATGCGCTTCTCGTCACCGCGTTGAACCACGAGTTCGCTGCAATAGGTGGTGCCGGGCGCCAGCATCGCTTCGCGATCGGCAGCCGCGATGGCGGCCGCGGTCTCCTCGCCGAACAGGTCGCTCGGGCACCGTCCGATGATCTGATCCCGCGGCACCTGCGCGAACTGCTCGAACGCCCGGTTGGCGAAGATGTAGCGACCGTCCTCGATGTTCTTGGCGGCGACGCAGACGGGAACCTGATCGACCACCGATTCCAGGAACTGCTTGGTCGAGGCGAGCTCGCGCTCCAGCCGGTGCTGCACCGTACAGTCTTCATGGATGCCGATCGATCCTCCGGTGGGAAGACGGAAAATCTGGGCACGCACCACACGTCCGTCGGGCAGTTCGGTCAGGCACCCATCCGGTGCCCGCGCCTGGCGCGCATAGTCCTCGACCGTCAGATTGAGCAGGCCACGCTGCCGCCGCAACTCGACCAGATCCCGGCCGGTGCAACCGGGCGGAATGTCGGCCCGGCTCATGCCGTAGATCTCGAGAAAGCGATGGTTGTAGAAGACGACGCGGTTGGCGGCGTCCGTCAGCATCAGCCCCTGGCTCAGATTGTTGAGCGCGGAGCTGATGAAAACATTGCGCCGCAGTTGTGCTCGCTTGGCGCGCCGCAAGGCCGAATGGATCCAGATCACGACCGACGCGAGGAAGGCGCAGACGACAACGCCGGCGATCAACACCTTCCAGAGCACGTCCGGCTCGATGGTGGCCAGGTAGCCGGAGGGCGAGAAATCGGAGGAAGCGGCCCAGGCTCGGGTCGGCGCAGCCGCCCACGCTGCCATGGCGGCCACCGAGGCCGCAACGACACGCGCAGAAAACGCGTTTCGGTCGCTCGCCTGCCAATTCTTGCCAGCCATCAATCACCCGCGGTATTCGGCGACAGTATCTGGCTTCACCTATTGGGATCGGGTAAACGGGTTCTGCAAACTTCGAAAAAGACGAAGCAAATTTGGTCAATGGCGCCTTATGATGAATGGTTTGCTAAGGGCCCTCGCACTCCGGACCGAGGTTCCGCCCACCAGGGATTGCAGCGAGTCATGACTTCTCCCAATCGTCTCAGGACTATGCATGGATAGAGTGGATTGCGTCGTCGTTGGCGCCGGCGTCGTCGGACTTGCCGTCGCACGTCAATTGGCGCGGGCCGGACGCGAGGTCATCGTTCTCGAGGCGGCCGAGGGTATCGGAACCGTCACTTCGTCTCGCAACAGCGAAGTGATCCACGCCGGCATCTACTACAAGGCCGGGAGCCTGATGGCCCGCTTCTGCGTGGCCGGCAAACGCCTACTTTACCGCTATTGCGACGACCATGGCGTGCCCTACCGCAATTGCGGGAAGCTGATCGTTGCGACCAATCCGGCCGAGACCGAGAAGCTGCAGGGCATCCGCGCGCACGCCGAAGCCAATGGTGTCGAAGGTATGCGGCTGCTATCCGGAACCGAAGCGCTGGCGCTGGAGCCGGCCCTGGCCTGCCAGGCCGCGCTGCTGTCGCCGTCCACCGGCATCCTCGACAGCCATGCCTTCATGCTGTCGCTGCGCGGCGAGATCGAGGATGCCGGCGGTGCCTTCGCCTTCCACACGCCGTTGCTGCGGGCCAAGGCGACCGGGGGATCAATCGAGGTCGATGCGGGCGGCGCGCAACCGATGAGGCTGAGCTGCCGGCTGCTGGTGAACGCCGCCGGCCTCGACGCGCCGAAGCTGGCGCGGCTGATCGACGGCATGCCGTCGTCGCTGGTGCCGACGGCCTATCTCGCCAAGGGCAACTATTTCAGCTGCAGCGCCCGGGCACCGTTCAGCCGGCTCATCTACCCGGTGCCGGAACCAGGCGGTCTCGGCGTGCACCTCACGCTCGACATGGCAGGCCAAGCCAGATTCGGCCCCGACGTCGAGTGGATCGACCGGATCGACTATACGGTCGATCCGGCGCGCGCCGAGCGCTTCTACCCGGCGATCCGCAAGTATTGGCCGTCGCTGCCGGATGGGGCGCTGATGCCGAGCTATTCCGGTATCAGGCCGAAGATCGTACCGCCGGCCGTGGCGTCGCAGGATTTCGTCATTCAGGGCCCGCGCGATCACGGGGTGCCCGGACTCATCAATCTGTTCGGAATTGAATCGCCTGGATTGACGTCATCGCTCGCGATTGCGGCTCACGTCTGCGATCTCGCCTCGAGCTGAAGACCCCAGATATCGCGATGAACGGCGTGTCGCGATAGATGCGCCGGCAGACAACGCAGGCAGATGCGTCCGCGTCATCGTATATCGCAACTAATTTGATTGGAGTTGCGTCTGGGATGGACTCGTCACCATCCCAGGCGCACGGTCTTACGATCAGATGGTACGGCGGATGATGGTCACATGTCAGTGAAGTGTTTCGCTGGTTACCTGTCTCAAGCGCTCGATCTCATCCTTCACCATCAGTTTGCGTCGCTTCAGTTCGACAATTCGCAGGTCGTCCGTCGATGGATGCAGGAGAGCTTGATGCAATTCGTTTTCAAGAACTTTATGCTTACGCTCCAGTTCAACGAGATGCGCCTGAATGGCCATTCGAAACCTCCTCGGTAGGTGAACCTGAGATTCGACCAGGGCTAATGAGTGTACACAAGTCGCTTGACCTGTCGATGGGGCCAAAAGACCGCACATGCAAATTTGAGCGCCGTGTGTAACGAAGCGTGAGCAGATCCGGACGAATCTAAAGCCGGCGCCAACCCGAAATTCACGGGACAGCTGCACCGATCTCGAGGAGTGCGACTTGCTTATCAGCTTCGCAGGCGCAATATTTGCGCCCGCCTTCGCAAGGCTTTCCACTTCCTTCCGCTTTTTTGCTATCATAGATCATGGCTGACCAAGACGAGCGCGAACTGCAGGCCGAACTCGCGCGCCTGCAGCAGGAGCACCGCGATCTCGACGCGGCGATCGACGCTTTGCATCAATCGCCCGCCCCCGATTTGTTGCGGCTGCAACGACTGAAGAAGCGGAAGCTTCTGCTACGCGATCGGATCGCCTTCATCGAAGACCAGATCACGCCCGACATCATCGCCTGAGGCGAAGCGTCAGCACGGCTGACCGTATGCACACAAGCAATACGCAACAGCGGTGCAGGATTTGCCGAAGCGCCTTGACAATAAGAACAAAAAGAGAACAATGGGACCAGTCCCTCGTAACTCCTGACGACAACAAGGATGGTTGTGATGCCCGCCTCCTTCTCCCCACAGGATCGCCTCTATGAACAGGCCTGTGACCAAGCCATCGCGATGTGCGACGGCAATCTGCGCTCCACGATCAAGGCGCTGATCATGGCGAACGAGTATCTCGAGCTGGAGCTGCAGGAGATGCGGGCGGCAATCTCCTGCGGCTGCATGCCCAACACCATTTCGGACGATGCGCAGAACAATGCGGCCTGAGCCCTAGGCCGTCGAGGCTCTCCGGACGTTTGCCACCGCGCTCGCTCGCAGCTTCGACGAAGGCCGGGAGGTGCGTGCAATGCCTGACATCACCTATTACGTCGCCATGCCGTTCAGACGGGACGAGGCAGGGATGCTGGTCGCAGGCGCGGCCGAGGAATGCCAGAGCTCGTCCGCAGCGCTGCGTCGTGCCGAAGCGATGTCGCGCTTGCCGGACAACATCGGCGCCATTGCCTTCAGCCGCAGCGGAGATCCCTTGCTGGGGGAATTCTGCGACGCCCGGCTGCTGCACAAGTTCGGCGAGTTGCCCGACGATCTCGGCGAGTTGTGAGCGCCGTGCACAGCTCTGTCATCGGAGCGGACGGCCCACGAGCGTCACCGCTGGTCGCCCGACAGGGCCGTGCCGTGCGCGGGGCTCTCGTACCTCCGCTGGGCCTTGCGCATATACATCGCACGGTCGGCTTCCTCCAACGCACGTACTGGGTTGACGCGCTTGTCGAGAAGGGCAATCCCGGCCGACGCGCCGGCACGCACGGTCTGATCGCCGAAGGTGAAGGTCAGGCTGTCGATGGCCTGTTCCAGCTCCGTCGCCTTGGCATGTGCGTCCGCCGCGCTGAGGTGCCAGAGCAGCACGCCGAACTCGTCGCCGCCGAGCCGACCGATCACGTCGGAGGATCGGACATGCTCGCCGAGGACACGCGCAACCGCCTTCAGGACCTCATCACCGGCGGCATGGCCGAAAGTATCATTGATTGGCTTCAGCCGATCGACGTCCAGCACGACAAGAGCACCGGTCGCGTCGTAGCGCTTGATGAAGGCGATGGAACGATGGAGTTCGCGGGCGAAGCCGCGACGATTAAAGATGTCGAGCAGGAAATCGCGCTCAGCGGAGGCCGTCAGCTCGGCGATCCGGGCCTGTGCTGTCGCCAACTCGGCCTTGAGGCGTCGGATCGTGTGCCGCGCGCCTGCCGGTACGGAACCGGGTTCAGGAGCCCGCGCGCGCCGCGAAGGCCGATGACGGTAGCGGGTTCTTCGCTTCCCGGCTCGCCACGCGGCCGCCATGCGCTTCTTTTTCATCGGACACCTGCCGCGCCATCGTTTGGGCTTGCCGGGCTTGACCAAGACAGGATAGTCCATTCGGACCTCCATGCCATGGCTTGCCGCTGTCAGGACCGATCCTATACTCCGGCCCATGCTGATGGATTCCCGAGAAGAATTGAGGTCATGACCGCCCCGATCGCCATCATCATGGGAAGCCAGTCGGACTGGGATACCATGCGCCATACCGCCGAGACGCTTGACGCCCTGGGCGTGAGCTACGACGCCCGGATCGTCTCGGCGCACCGCACCCCGGACCGGCTGTATGCTTTCGCCAAGGGTGCCAAGGCGGCGGGCTACAAGGTCGTGATCGCCGGTGCCGGCGGCGCCGCCCATCTGCCGGGTATGACGGCCTCGCTTACGGAACTGCCCGTGTTCGGCGTTCCCGTCGAGTCGAAGGCGCTGTCGGGGGTCGATTCGCTGTATTCCATCGTCCAGATGCCGGCCGGAATTCCGGTCGGAACGCTCGCCATCGGCAAATCCGGCGCCATTAACGCAGCGCTGCTGGCGGCCAGCGTGCTCGCTCTCTCGGACTCCGCGCTCGCCAGCCGTCTGTCGGCTTGGCGGCAGGCGCAGACCAATGCGATCGCCGAACGTCCGGAGGGCACGGCGTGACCGACTCCAATCGGGTGAAGCTCAAGCCCGGCGACACCATCGGTATTCTCGGCGGCGGCCAGCTCGGCCGCATGCTGGCGCTTGCTGCGGCGCGGCTCGGGCTGCGCTGCCAGGTGTTCTCGCCGGACCCGGACTCCCCCGCCTTCGACGTCGTGCTGAACGCAACCTGCGCCGAATATGCCGACGTCGAGGCGCTCGAGCTGTTCGCCAATGATGTCGACGTCGTCACCTACGAGTTCGAAAACGTCCCCTCGGCTGCGGCCATGGTGCTGGCGGCCAGACGCCCGGTGCTGCCGCGGCGTTCGGCGCTCGAGACCACCCAGGATCGCCTCACCGAGAAGGATTTCGTCACCTCGCTGGGCATCGGCACCGCGCCCTATGCGGATGTGTCCTCGGTCGCCACCTTGCGCGAAGCTGCGTTCCGGATCGGCTTACCGGCCGTGCTGAAGACGCGGCGATTTGGCTATGACGGCAAGGGTCAGATCAAGATCCAACAGGGTGACGATCTCGAGCGGATCTGGGCCGAGCTCGGCACCAAATCGGCCATCCTCGAAGCGTTCGTTCCGTTCGAGCGCGAGATCTCGGTCGTGGCGGCCCGAGCGGCCGACGGTCAGGTCGAGTGCTTCGACGTGACCGAGAACGAGCATCGCGATCACATCCTGAAGGTGTCGCGGGCGCCGGCGCGTATCCCTGATGCGCTCGCCGACGAGGCCAGGGACATTGCCAGCCGGATCGCCACCGCCCTCGACTACGTCGGGGTGCTGGCCGTGGAGATGTTCGTGGTGTCGGACGGACCCACTCCAGGCGTCCTGGTCAACGAAATTGCCCCGCGGGTGCATAATTCCGGCCACTGGACCCTCGATGGCGCCTCGATTTCCCAATTCGAACAGCACATCCGGGCGATCGCCGGTTGGCCACTCGGCAAGCCGCTGCGCCACGGTCACGTCACGATGACGAACCTGATCGGGGACGAGATCGACAGCTACGAGCAGTGGCTCACGGTTCCTGGCGCCACCGTGCATCTCTACGGCAAGGGCGCCGCTCGTCCGGGCCGCAAGATGGGGCATGTGACCCAGGTCTCGCCACTGCCGCCGAGGCAGGGCTGAAATAAACCGCTCCGGCGAGGTTAAACTTGCGGTCAAGAGCCCGTCAGCGGGTGGACAGCGAGGATGTCCTCTGATACACGGGCGCGCTCAAGGTCAAGGGCGCGGCCATCTGCCAGCCCTGGCTTCACCAGATTTCAAACCGATAGACTGAGAAAGAGGATGCCGCGTGCAGGTTCTCGTTCGCGATAACAATGTCGATCAAGCCCTCAAGGCGCTCAAGAAGAAGATGCAGCGTGAGGGCATTTTCCGCGAGATGAAGCTTCGCGGCCATTACGAGAAGCCGTCCGAGAAGAAAGCCCGCGAGAAGGCCGAAGCCGTGCGTCGTGCGCGCAAGCTGGCCCGCAAGAAGTTGCAGCGTGAAGGCCTGCTGCCGATGAAGCCGAAGCCGGTGTTCGGCGCTGGCCCCGGCGGCGACCGTGGTGCTGGTCGTGGTCCGGGTGCAGGTGCCCGTCCCAGCGCGCCGCGCTGATCTGGCCAGATTGATCTGACGTCGTCTGAAGCGCGGGCCTTTGGCTCGCGTTTTTGTTTTGGGCGCCTCTCTTTGATTTCACGCCTCCTGCCATCCGGCGACCGGGGTCAATCCGGGTTGCGCCGCCACTCCTCGCATCGCTGCAGAGTTCGCCACTCCAAAGAAAAAGCGGCAGACCGCCCGGGCCCACCGCCTCGATCACGTCGGCGAACGATTCGGTCAGCTATTTCGGCAACACCGAGTGGAACACCGATTTGGCTGCGGACATCATGTCCTGCGCCACGTTGGACATCTGGTCCTTGATCGATGGATCAGTCCTGTCGGCGCGCAGGTCGAGCGGACGCAACTGCTGGACAGGGATCTCCGCCGGAGGCGTCGGGCGCCCGTCCGGCTGCAATGATCCCGTGTAGGGCGGGCTCGAGGCCGACGGCAAGGCAAAGCCCTGCTCGACCGGTGGCGCAGACACCGTCACGGGCGGCGGCAGCGGACGGACCGGCGACACCGGTGGCGCGACGGTCGCGATGCGCGGCGCCTCGCCAGCGCCCCGGGGTGCGTCGCTCGACGGCTTCTCGACAGCCGTCTTGCCGGTACCTTCGCTCGCGCGCAACCGCTCGATCGCCGCGCGGGCGAGATCAGCGGCATCCCGGCGATCTTCCTGCTGGGTCGCTGGGGCCTCGGCCGGAGTACCGCGCGCAATCAGCTTTTCCCGCGGCGACGCGGGATGGCGCGAGGCCTGCGGATCGGCCGGGAGGCTCGCCGTTTCGGCCGGCTTCACTTCGACTGCCTTCTCTGCAGCCTTGTCGGCCAGCGACTTCTCGGACACGCCCTTGGCCTTGATGCCGGGAGCGGGAATGCTCGAGATCTCGTTCGACGTTTCCGCCGGCTTGGCGTCAGACTTGGGATCGGCCTTCGCTTCCAGCTTGGCAGGGTCGGTCCCCTTGCCCGTGGATTTCGGAGCGTCGCTCTTTGAGCCGGTGAGCTTGGCGTAGGCAGCCGACGCCACCGACGCCACGGTCGATGGCGGCGAGTCCGGCTTGGTGTTGATGTAGTGATTGACGATGTAGGCCCCGATGATGGTGGCAACCACCGACGGGATGATCTCCATGGCGAACTTTGTGAGATATTTCAGCATGCTGACCACTCCCGCGCGGTATTTGCGGGAACTTTGAGGCACAATTAAGGGACCATCCCACACCTTCCGAAGCTCGCAGACTGCACTCCGCGCAGACGCGACCGCCGAAAAGTCGATTCCTGAAATCCTTTGAAACCGGAGCCAGCAATCCGAGGGTGTTGCCACAGCTTCCGGATCGCCGGCTCAAGATACCACAATCAGCGGCATCCCGGTAAACAATTGGTTACGGCTTCAATTCAACTTCGAGGAAAACGATCTCGGAACCGGTCTCGTTCAGCACATCGTGTTCGACACCGGCCTTTCGGAAATAGGATTTGCCGACCGCGAGCTGCGCCTTCGAGCGCTCGCCGGACGGCGCCACGATCGTCATCTCGCCCGCGGTGACCGGCACGATCACGTAATCCATCTCATGAACGTGGCGCCCCGTGGCACTGCCGGGCAATAGCCGCCACTCCGTGACGCGGACTTCGGGCGTATCGACCTGGACGTCGGACTGAGCGCTGAGCATGGGGGATCTCTTGAATCAGGGAACGAAGAGCAGGAACACGAATATCGC
This region of Bradyrhizobium sp. SZCCHNS1050 genomic DNA includes:
- a CDS encoding NAD(P)/FAD-dependent oxidoreductase, whose product is MDRVDCVVVGAGVVGLAVARQLARAGREVIVLEAAEGIGTVTSSRNSEVIHAGIYYKAGSLMARFCVAGKRLLYRYCDDHGVPYRNCGKLIVATNPAETEKLQGIRAHAEANGVEGMRLLSGTEALALEPALACQAALLSPSTGILDSHAFMLSLRGEIEDAGGAFAFHTPLLRAKATGGSIEVDAGGAQPMRLSCRLLVNAAGLDAPKLARLIDGMPSSLVPTAYLAKGNYFSCSARAPFSRLIYPVPEPGGLGVHLTLDMAGQARFGPDVEWIDRIDYTVDPARAERFYPAIRKYWPSLPDGALMPSYSGIRPKIVPPAVASQDFVIQGPRDHGVPGLINLFGIESPGLTSSLAIAAHVCDLASS
- a CDS encoding YdcH family protein; protein product: MAIQAHLVELERKHKVLENELHQALLHPSTDDLRIVELKRRKLMVKDEIERLRQVTSETLH
- a CDS encoding YdcH family protein, yielding MADQDERELQAELARLQQEHRDLDAAIDALHQSPAPDLLRLQRLKKRKLLLRDRIAFIEDQITPDIIA
- a CDS encoding GGDEF domain-containing protein; its protein translation is MDYPVLVKPGKPKRWRGRCPMKKKRMAAAWRAGKRRTRYRHRPSRRARAPEPGSVPAGARHTIRRLKAELATAQARIAELTASAERDFLLDIFNRRGFARELHRSIAFIKRYDATGALVVLDVDRLKPINDTFGHAAGDEVLKAVARVLGEHVRSSDVIGRLGGDEFGVLLWHLSAADAHAKATELEQAIDSLTFTFGDQTVRAGASAGIALLDKRVNPVRALEEADRAMYMRKAQRRYESPAHGTALSGDQR
- the purE gene encoding 5-(carboxyamino)imidazole ribonucleotide mutase gives rise to the protein MTAPIAIIMGSQSDWDTMRHTAETLDALGVSYDARIVSAHRTPDRLYAFAKGAKAAGYKVVIAGAGGAAHLPGMTASLTELPVFGVPVESKALSGVDSLYSIVQMPAGIPVGTLAIGKSGAINAALLAASVLALSDSALASRLSAWRQAQTNAIAERPEGTA
- a CDS encoding 5-(carboxyamino)imidazole ribonucleotide synthase gives rise to the protein MTDSNRVKLKPGDTIGILGGGQLGRMLALAAARLGLRCQVFSPDPDSPAFDVVLNATCAEYADVEALELFANDVDVVTYEFENVPSAAAMVLAARRPVLPRRSALETTQDRLTEKDFVTSLGIGTAPYADVSSVATLREAAFRIGLPAVLKTRRFGYDGKGQIKIQQGDDLERIWAELGTKSAILEAFVPFEREISVVAARAADGQVECFDVTENEHRDHILKVSRAPARIPDALADEARDIASRIATALDYVGVLAVEMFVVSDGPTPGVLVNEIAPRVHNSGHWTLDGASISQFEQHIRAIAGWPLGKPLRHGHVTMTNLIGDEIDSYEQWLTVPGATVHLYGKGAARPGRKMGHVTQVSPLPPRQG
- the rpsU gene encoding 30S ribosomal protein S21 yields the protein MQVLVRDNNVDQALKALKKKMQREGIFREMKLRGHYEKPSEKKAREKAEAVRRARKLARKKLQREGLLPMKPKPVFGAGPGGDRGAGRGPGAGARPSAPR
- a CDS encoding cupin domain-containing protein, translated to MLSAQSDVQVDTPEVRVTEWRLLPGSATGRHVHEMDYVIVPVTAGEMTIVAPSGERSKAQLAVGKSYFRKAGVEHDVLNETGSEIVFLEVELKP